The Daucus carota subsp. sativus chromosome 9, DH1 v3.0, whole genome shotgun sequence genome window below encodes:
- the LOC108198086 gene encoding uncharacterized protein LOC108198086: protein MRWIDNPQKRGINPRIVEGLIKMFDKVNVLVQRFRQARDRFKEDNIVQLKIHMKASRSVSGRPNNISPSDEVAAVLVGDTKYTKGVRDIVVESNIKGLTRIPEIHPLRASLQFPILFPNGEDGYHEHLHYYKKGKRKTGEKKRDKITAKEYYFYKLQVRKNQDYTLRLGGRLFQQYIVDSFSSIEQARLYWVRKHQKELRRDLYNNIRDQVRIGDGDSSNIGRSYILPSSFTGSKRYMQQNFQDALAVCRVIGHTDLFLTMTCNTEWDEMQKMMDLLPGCLMYVVEYQKRGLPHIHMLIWLDGSAKPNTCEKADDLVNAEIPDPETEPELYEVVKKFMIHGPCGKQNPKCPCMKDFKCTRHFPKKYSPSTSFDSSGFPIYKHRKTSKNVKVRKGVLDNQWVVPYNKYSLLRYQCHINLEICAHASSLKYLFKYCLKGHDQATVLINTQKVTNVPGTKEQVIDEIKTFLDGRYICGVEAGHRIYGFDVHHRTIAVQRLPFHLPHQKTCTFRSKDDRASVERLWSMKKSKLEAYFELNKVDISAQKYSYSQIPQFYVWDGQSTMWCSRKKGYQIGRLTYTHHGSGELWYLRMLLCRICGPTSFKDLLIVGGVVYPTFQAACDARGWLASDKEWDEALTECSSVGFANQVRELFVYIILNCKVYDIGTLWIKHNLKMSEDILYKRRKVTCKNDLVLSEKEIEFYALAEIDNLLRSVGNSLERFNNLPQPDGSYLNSGNDNLIVEETSYNIEEELHRHNEMFKQLNHEQLQVYQSIIHSVNNKTGGIFFVYGSGGCGKTYLWGTIISKLLSQRKIVFPVASSGIAATLMPGGRTAHSRFKIPIIIDEDSSCNISHKSDISQLLKKTELIIWDEAPMQHRFAFEALDRTLCDIIKSISQDRHEKTFGGITVLLGGDFRQILPVINRAPRSEVVSASINRSRLWDESQLYLLTENMRVNKGNSEKQKEIARRFNQWVLDIGNGKIPSCTEDGDVFDDVDIEIPEEFCIKSDNFSVEEIINSTYPELLSNYKDEVYMRGRAILTPTNEIVHEVNAVILEKLPGLPPHNVLLKENVVVMLMRNLNQISGTLHFIPRIEMSPTDSHLPFKLNRLQLPLQICYAMTINKSQGQSLDRVSLYLPRSVFSHGQLYVAISRVTSPSGLKIYIKGPNGRCTNVTKNAVYEEVFYNLPNGLN from the exons ATGAGATGGATTGATAATCCTCAGAAACGAGGGATCAATCCCCGGATTGTTGAAGGTCTAATCAAGATGTTTGACAAAGTTAACGTGTTAGTTCAAAGATTTCGCCAGGCACGTGATCGTTTCAAAGAGGATAATATTGTCCAGTTGAAGATACACATGAAGGCATCCCGTTCAGTTAGTGGCCGTCCTAATAACATATCTCCTTCAGACGAAGTTGCTGCAGTTCTGGTCGGGGATACCAAGTATACAAAAGGAGTGCGTGACATCGTTGTTGAAAGTAACATAAAAGGTCTTACTCGAATCCCAGAGATTCATCCTCTGCGAGCTTCTTTACAATTTCCCATATTATTTCCCAACGGGGAGGACGGTTACCATGAACACCTACATTATTACAAGAAGGGAAAACGAAAAACTGGAGAGAAGAAGAGGGACAAAATAACGGCCAAAGAGTATTATTTCTATAAACTTCAAGTCAGAAAGAATCAAG ATTATACGTTGCGTTTGGGAGGTAGGCTTTTCCAACAATACATCGTTGACTCCTTTTCTTCCATTGAACAAGCACGGCTATATTGGGTTAGAAAACATCAAAAGGAGTTAAGACGTGATCTGTACAACAATATCCGTGATCAGGTTAGAATTGGTGACGGTGATAGTTCAAACATCGGTAGATCGTACATCTTACCATCATCTTTTACTGGTTCTAAAAGATATATGCAGCAAAACTTCCAAGATGCTCTGGCCGTTTGTCGTGTTATTGGACATACTGATCTTTTCCTTACTATGACATGCAACACTGAATGGGATGAAATGCAAAAGATGATGGATCTTTTACCTGGTTGCC TTATGTATGTAGTCGAATATCAGAAGCGCGGACTCCCTCATATTCACATGTTAATATGGTTGGACGGTTCAGCTAAACCGAATACCTGTGAGAAAGCTGACGATCTGGTTAATGCTGAAATCCCAGATCCCGAAACCGAACCAGAACTTTATGAAGTTGTAAAGAAATTTATGATTCATGGTCCATGTGGAAAGCAGAACCCAAAATGCCCTTGCATGAAAGATTTCAAGTGTACTAGACATTTCCCAAAGAA GTATTCACCGTCAACATCATTTGATAGTTCAGGCTTCCCAATTTACAAGCATCGGAAAACATCAAAAAATGTCAAAGTCCGCAAAGGTGTTCTAGATAACCAATGGGTTGTACCGTACAACAAATATTCACTCTTACGGTACCAATGTCACataaatttagaaatatgtGCTCATGCAAGTAGtttgaaatatttgttcaaatactGCCTTAAAGGACATGATCAAGCCACTGTTCTCATAAACACACAGAAGGTAACAAATGTACCTGGAACGAAAGAACAAGTCATAGATGAAATCAAAACCTTCCTCGATGGTCGTTACATATGTGGTGTTGAAGCTGGTCATAGGATTTATGGTTTTGACGTTCATCATAGGACCATAGCCGTTCAGCGACTTCCTTTCCATCTCCCTCACCAAAAAACATGTACATTTCGCAGTAAAGATGACCGTGCTTCTGTAGAAAGGTTGTGGTCAATGAAGAAGAGCAAACTAGAAGCTTATTTTGAACTAAATAAAGTTGATATATCCGCTCAGAAATATTCTTACAGTCAAATCCCCCAATTTTACGTTTGGGATGGCCAATCAACAATGTGGTGTTCAAGAAAGAAGGGTTATCAGATTGGTAGGCTCACCTACACTCATCATGGTAGTGGGGAGTTGTGGTATTTAAGAATGCTTCTTTGTAGAATATGCGGGCCAACTTCTTTTAAAGATCTTCTTATTGTTGGAGGAGTTGTTTATCCTACATTCCAAGCTGCATGTGATGCTCGTGGATGGCTTGCCAGTGACAAGGAATGGGACGAGGCTCTGACTGAATGTTCTTCTGTGGGCTTTGCTAACCAAGTACGTGAACTGTTTGTTTACATAATATTAAACTGCAAAGTGTATGACATAGGAACGCTGTGGATCAAACATAATCTTAAAATGTCGGaagatattttatataaaaggaGGAAGGTAACATGCAAGAATGACTTGGTGTTGTCTGAAAAGGAAATAGAATTTTACGCCCTTGCCG aaATTGACAATCTTCTTCGTTCGGTTGGAAACTCGCTTGAACGTTTCAATAATTTACCTCAACCAGACGGCTCATACTTAAATTCTGGaaatgacaatctaattgttgAAGAGACATCATACAACATTGAAGAGGAGCTCCATAGACATAATGAAATGTTCAAGCAACTTAACCATGAACAACTACAAGTTTATCAGAGTATAATCCATTCGGTGAACAACAAAACGGGAGGAATATTTTTTGTCTATGGTAGTGGAGGTTGTGGGAAGACCTATTTGTGGGGTACTATAATTTCCAAACTACTATCACAGCGTAAGATTGTTTTTCCTGTAGCTTCATCAGGAATTGCAGCAACATTAATGCCGGGAGGACGCACAGCCCATTCACGTTTCAAGATACCTATAATCATTGATGAAGATTCCTCATGCAACATTTCTCACAAATCTGATATTTCCCAGCTCTTGAAGAAGACTGAGCTTATCATATGGGATGAGGCGCCTATGCAGCATCGTTTTGCTTTCGAAGCATTAGATCGTACACTATGTGATATAATAAAGTCAATTTCGCAAGATAGGCATGAAAAAACATTTGGTGGGATAACAGTTCTGCTAGGTGGTGATTTTCGCCAAATATTACCCGTCATAAATCGTGCACCACGTAGTGAAGTGGTATCCGCCTCTATCAATCGTTCCAGATTGTGGGATGAATCTCAACTTTATTTGCTTACTGAAAACATGCGAGTGAATAAAGGCAATTCCGAAAAGCAGAAAGAAATTGCAAGGCGTTTCAATCAGTGGGTGCTTGATATAGGCAATGGTAAGATTCCCAGTTGTACTGAGGACGGAGATGTTTTTGATGATGTAGACattgagattccggaagaattTTGCATAAAGTCTGACAACTTTTCCGTGGAGGAAATTATAAATTCAACCTATCCGGAGTTGCTATCAAATTACAAAGATGAGGTTTACATGAGGGGGCGAGCTATTTTAACTCCTACAAATGAGATAGTTCATGAAGTCAACGCTGTAATTCTAGAAAAATTGCCAG GCCTGCCACCTCATAATGTTCTACTCAAAGAGAATGTTGTGGTCATGCTTATGAGGAATCTAAATCAGATCTCAG GTACTCTTCACTTCATCCCACGGATAGAGATGTCTCCAACCGATAGTCACTTACCCTTCAAGCTCAACCGGCTTCAACTGCCACTTCAAATTTGCTACGCCATGACTATAAACAAGTCTCAAGGCCAGTCTCTCGATAGAGTCAGTCTTTACCTGCCAAGATCTGTGTTCTCCCATGGCCAGCTTTATGTGGCTATTAGCCGGGTAACTTCTCCATCTGGCTTAAAGATTTACATAAAAGGTCCAAACGGCAGATGTACTAACGTTACCAAGAACGCTGTCTACGAAGAAGTGTTCTATAATCTACCCAATGGTTTGAATTAG